A genome region from Phaenicophaeus curvirostris isolate KB17595 chromosome 10, BPBGC_Pcur_1.0, whole genome shotgun sequence includes the following:
- the STRIT1 gene encoding sarcoplasmic/endoplasmic reticulum calcium ATPase regulator DWORF has protein sequence MAEPAQVPLSRLVVPILLALGWIVGCALMVYIVFS, from the coding sequence CCCAAGTTCCGCTTTCACGTCTCGTTGTACCGATCCTCCTCGCGCTTGGCTGGATAGTGGGCTGTGCGCTGATGGTTTACATTGTCTTCTCTTGA